The genomic window CCTTACGCGACGCGACATGAACCAGGCACTGATTCCGACGCACACTCGAGGCTTTGACGGTTCCGTCGAGCCGTGGGCCGGctttggcgacggcaacaATCTTTTGCCACAGAACGATGAGGAGGGCTTGATTGAGCAGGACAACGTCGAGGCcttggaggagatggcgcagAAGGCTAAGCGGGATGCTCAGGGCAGGCGGAAAGGGATTCCGCCGTTTGTGCAAAAGCTCAGCAGGTAAGTGGTTTGAGCTGGGGCTTGTCCAGGTGCTGGACAGTTCCATCACGGTgcattggcattgatgcTAACTCAGTCTGTCCCTTTCGCTAGCTTTTTGGAGGAACGAAAAAACGAAGATCTCATTCGCTGGTCGGAAAAGGGAGACTCGTTCATTGTtcttgacgaggacgagtttGCCAAAACCCTGATTCCAGAGCTGTTCAAGCACAACAACTACGCCTCCTTTGTTCGGCAACTCAACATGTATGGCTTTCACAAACGTGTTGGCCTGTCGGACAACTCGATGCGAGCGAGCGAGCGCAAAAACAAGAGCCCCAGCGAGTACCACAATCCATTCTTCCGCCGTGGCCACCCCAACCTGCTGTGGCTCATCAACAAGCCCAAGACCAGGGCCACGTCCAAGAAGTCGTCCAATAAGAACGAGATCGGCGAGCTGGACAGTGACGAGGATCAGATTCAGGATGAGGTGACGGCGCAGAACACCGCAGCCGGACCCAACGTCCCTACGGGCCGGTcactgccgccggcgtctgcatcatcatcagcagaGCCGCAGGCCCTGCCCAAGAAAGAAATGACCTTGATCCGAGAGGAGCTGACAAAGGTCCGAGAACAGCAGAGACTGATTCACAAGGCAATCAATCGGCTGCAACACACCAACAACGATTTGTACAACCAAGCACTCATGTTCCAGTCGCAACACGACCGGCACCAAAGCtccatcaatgccatccTCAACTTCCTAGCCAATGTCTTTAGAAAGACGCTGGAGGACCAAGGCAACACGCAGAGTGTCGGCGACATCCTTTCAAGCATGATTACCAACCAGGGCCAGCCATCCCATCAAGGCAATGTGGTCGACCTGGGCGACTTTTTCCAACCAAAAATGGATTCTGCCTCCAATATGGGGGGTGCTCACAAGCGAACCCGCGGCCTGCTGCCGCCCATCCCCAACCACCAGGCCGATGCCCCAACAGCTACTCAGTCACCATCGACAAGTTCAACACCATACTATCCCGTTGGCAACCACAACCCCGAAATGGGCCACGTCACCGAGTTGGTCGACGGCTCCGACACGCCTCCAAGTCTCCGGCAGGAGCTAGAGTCCAACCCGCACGAACGGATGATGAAGATCATCAACGACCACAATGCCACGAATAAGTCGGGCATGGATCTCCCCGAAGCCACGGAGCTCGTCACCAACGCCCCCAACACCCTGAATAAGGACCAGAGAAGCAAGTTTGTCGACTTCATGGCCGGACAAACTACGTCACCCCCGTCACAGCCGCCGTCCGCACCCACGACTGCAAAGCCCACGCCCGTCCCTCCACGCTCCGCCAAAGCCAGCGTCTCCCCATCACCAACCCCAgcagacgccgccgtccccTCTCTATCCCCCATCATGCGCTCACCACAAATGGCCCCCCCGTCGTTGAATCAAATCAGCACCAATCAAATCGACCTCGACCAGCTCCAACGCCTGCAATCCGACCAGGACGCCAAAATCCACGAACTCAGTGAATTACTCGGTCCGCTGAGTCCGTCGGGCCGTATACCGGGCTtagaagacggcgccgaagGGTACTTTGATCAGCCGCATGTCGACCTGGACCAATTCTTCGATAGCAACGCGTTTTTGAACGATGCTAGTTTCGGTGACGGCAACGATTTCAACTTTAGCATTGACGGGGCAGCGGATGATGTGAAGAACGGGGAACCCAGTCCCACTGGCACCGAGGAGATTCAGAGAGACGATTTTGATACCACGCAAAAGAACGGAAATAAGAGGCGAAGGGTAGCGTAGGCGTTTTGTACATGGGAAGGCAAAGGGGCCGTGGTTTTGTGCCTTtgatttttaaaaaaacaaacaagAGAAACTTTTGGTATTGGACGGGTTTATGAGCCTCGGCAGCTGCTGGATGGATGGGTGCGGCGGGCGGTGTTTTTGGTAGTTTGTAGATATGGGCACATGGCCGTATCgttttatataaagctatatCCCACGTATGACATGCCGTCTATTGCTTTTGTCAAGTGCCAGTTCCCCTCTTCCCCCCCAATCATCCACCTGGGTATCATGCCAATGCTATACACGCCACCAACCGTTCAAAACAaacgaagaaaaaaggcaATGTCAACGCCTTATCCCTATATCTGAATTCAAAAAtaagagagagaaaaaggaaacaTCAGCCCGCCAGGGGATTCGCATGCACCGTCACACGATCGATCCTCACGTCGCCCCTGGCAAGCGGCCTCGCCTTGCGGTccacctcctcggcctcgagccgggccagcgtcgccatggcctcgtcgccaatGACCCTCCCAAAGACGGTATTCAGGCCATCCAGGTGCGGGGCCTTGTCGAGCGTCACGAAGAACTGCGACCCGTTGGTGCCGGGCCCCTTGTTCGCCATGCTCACCGTGCCGCGCTGCGCGTGCCGCAGCGACGGCCGGATCTCGTCCTCGAACGCCGCGTCCCAGATGGACCGCCCGCCCTTGGGGTCGTCGGGCCCCGGGTGCGCCGGCGCGCCCGTCTGCAGGATGAACTTGGGGATGAGGCGGTGGAACGGCGACCCGTCGTAGTAGCCCGATGCGCAGAGGGCAAGGAAGTTCTGTCGCCGAGTTAGCGGGTGGCCTACCTTGCCgtagaggaagaggaaggggggagggaggagaTGACGTGCTTCTGCGGTTTTGGGGACGCTCTCGCAAAAGACTTCGATTTTGATGTCGCCGTGGCTGGTGTGTAGGGTGACGGACATGGCTGCGGCTAGAGGGCGTGCTTGGGCAGCAGAGGTGGAAGGGGGACAAGGAGGCGGGACGTCGTGATGATTCGAAGGCAGCTATTTTCTACGGTgggggatttttttttttttccttggTTGTCAGGTCTGACGTATCCGGCGACACCAGACTAGAGGGCCTTTTTTTATGGTAGAATCGTCCTTTTCTAAAGCTCTTAGCATATCTATTAATTTTCGAATAATACCGGACTCTACTGAACTACACTCTACTACATATGTTTTATTACCTTATACTCCAAACTCGAAGCGGTATGCTTCATAAAGTACCTTGGTACCTAGTATCTAGCAACAAGAACTGTTGGTGCATGACGTTATCAAGTGCTGGAGCAATGGCCAATCATAAATGCTAGACATGCCAGAACAACCCACCCCATTTCAAGATACGGCCGATGAGATCTGGCTTTAGCTTCACCCCGCCACCCCACCATATTCAGCCTAGACGTCACATTCCAATGTCCATCATGTTCTAGACATTAGTTAATTCTAAATTCTAGAAGCCCGATGCATGGATGGCTTGATTATTCTCGGTGGAAAATAAATGAGGTTGTTAGTATTCTGGCTCATCGCTTAAATGgatt from Metarhizium brunneum chromosome 2, complete sequence includes these protein-coding regions:
- the CYP10 gene encoding Peptidyl-prolyl cis-trans isomerase-like 3 — protein: MSVTLHTSHGDIKIEVFCESVPKTAEARHLLPPPFLFLYGKNFLALCASGYYDGSPFHRLIPKFILQTGAPAHPGPDDPKGGRSIWDAAFEDEIRPSLRHAQRGTVSMANKGPGTNGSQFFVTLDKAPHLDGLNTVFGRVIGDEAMATLARLEAEEVDRKARPLARGDVRIDRVTVHANPLAG
- the HSF1 gene encoding Heat shock factor protein gives rise to the protein MSTPNSRKRAAPGASPMVNYPQRMQQPFPADSAVPDNMLRWNGDSADFVDGSAHAANPYGMMPTPPQYTQVPAPSNSLTRRDMNQALIPTHTRGFDGSVEPWAGFGDGNNLLPQNDEEGLIEQDNVEALEEMAQKAKRDAQGRRKGIPPFVQKLSSFLEERKNEDLIRWSEKGDSFIVLDEDEFAKTLIPELFKHNNYASFVRQLNMYGFHKRVGLSDNSMRASERKNKSPSEYHNPFFRRGHPNLLWLINKPKTRATSKKSSNKNEIGELDSDEDQIQDEVTAQNTAAGPNVPTGRSLPPASASSSAEPQALPKKEMTLIREELTKVREQQRLIHKAINRLQHTNNDLYNQALMFQSQHDRHQSSINAILNFLANVFRKTLEDQGNTQSVGDILSSMITNQGQPSHQGNVVDLGDFFQPKMDSASNMGGAHKRTRGLLPPIPNHQADAPTATQSPSTSSTPYYPVGNHNPEMGHVTELVDGSDTPPSLRQELESNPHERMMKIINDHNATNKSGMDLPEATELVTNAPNTLNKDQRSKFVDFMAGQTTSPPSQPPSAPTTAKPTPVPPRSAKASVSPSPTPADAAVPSLSPIMRSPQMAPPSLNQISTNQIDLDQLQRLQSDQDAKIHELSELLGPLSPSGRIPGLEDGAEGYFDQPHVDLDQFFDSNAFLNDASFGDGNDFNFSIDGAADDVKNGEPSPTGTEEIQRDDFDTTQKNGNKRRRVA